Proteins encoded together in one Cellulomonas gilvus ATCC 13127 window:
- a CDS encoding o-succinylbenzoate synthase: protein MLAGDVVVWSVPLRTRFRGLDVRDGVLVRGDAGWAEFSPFWDYDDAESAGWWRATREAADQGWPAPVRDRVPVNVTVPAVDAATAHGIVTGSGGCRTAKVKVAERGQSLADEVARLEAVRDALGPGGAIRVDANAAWDVEEAVRRLAVLDRAAGGLEYAEQPVPGVADLAALRRRTHVPLAADESIRRAADPLAVARAHAADVVVLKVQPLGGVRACLELAERIGLPVVVSSALESSVGLAAGVALAAALPELPYACGLATAQLLGADLVTAPLLPVDGALPVRRTEPDPALVAAAAADDTTSRRWRRRVAAVRALADARDQA, encoded by the coding sequence GTGCTCGCCGGGGACGTGGTCGTGTGGTCCGTGCCGTTGCGCACCCGGTTCCGTGGGCTGGACGTGCGCGACGGCGTGCTGGTCCGGGGCGACGCGGGCTGGGCCGAGTTCTCCCCGTTCTGGGACTACGACGACGCCGAGTCCGCGGGCTGGTGGCGCGCGACGCGTGAGGCCGCGGACCAGGGCTGGCCGGCGCCCGTGCGGGACCGCGTGCCGGTCAACGTCACGGTGCCCGCGGTGGACGCGGCCACCGCGCACGGCATCGTGACGGGCTCCGGCGGCTGCCGCACGGCCAAGGTCAAGGTCGCCGAGCGCGGGCAGAGCCTGGCCGACGAGGTCGCGCGCCTCGAGGCGGTGCGCGACGCGCTGGGCCCGGGCGGCGCGATCCGGGTCGACGCGAACGCGGCATGGGACGTCGAGGAGGCGGTGCGCCGGCTCGCGGTGCTCGACCGTGCCGCGGGCGGCCTGGAGTACGCCGAGCAGCCGGTCCCCGGTGTCGCGGACCTCGCCGCGCTGCGGCGTCGCACGCACGTCCCGCTGGCCGCGGACGAGTCGATCCGGCGTGCGGCCGACCCGCTCGCGGTCGCGCGTGCGCACGCCGCGGACGTCGTGGTGCTCAAGGTCCAGCCGCTCGGCGGTGTGCGCGCGTGCCTCGAGCTCGCCGAGCGGATCGGGCTGCCGGTGGTCGTGTCCTCGGCGCTCGAGTCCTCGGTGGGGCTCGCCGCGGGCGTCGCGCTCGCGGCCGCGCTGCCCGAGCTGCCGTACGCGTGCGGTCTGGCGACCGCCCAGCTGCTGGGTGCCGACCTGGTCACGGCGCCGCTGCTGCCGGTCGACGGCGCGCTGCCCGTGCGCCGCACCGAGCCGGACCCGGCGCTCGTGGCCGCGGCCGCCGCGGACGACACCACGAGCCGTCGCTGGCGCCGCCGCGTGGCCGCGGTGCGCGCGCTCGCCGACGCGCGCGACCAGGCATGA
- a CDS encoding 1,4-dihydroxy-2-naphthoyl-CoA synthase produces MSELPTQVSTTFDPSRWRTVRGLEDLTDLTYHRGVDRTGADERDLPVVRVAFDRPEVRNAFRPHTVDELYRVLDHARMSSDVGTVLLTGNGPSPKDGGWAFCSGGDQRIRGRDGYRYAQGQTAEAIDPARAGRLHVLEVQRLIRTMPKVVVALVNGWAAGGGHSLHVVADLTIASREHARFMQTDANVGSFDGGYGSALLARQVGQKRAREIFFLAREYSADQALAWGAVNDVVPHDELEDAGLEYARIVATKSPQAIRMLKFAFNLADDGLAGQQVFAGEATRLAYMTDEAVEGRDAFLERREPDWSGFPYAY; encoded by the coding sequence GTGAGCGAGCTGCCGACCCAGGTGTCCACGACGTTCGACCCGAGCCGCTGGCGGACGGTCCGCGGGCTCGAGGACCTGACGGACCTCACGTACCACCGCGGCGTGGACCGCACGGGCGCCGACGAGCGGGACCTGCCGGTGGTGCGCGTCGCGTTCGACCGGCCCGAGGTGCGCAACGCGTTCCGGCCGCACACCGTCGACGAGCTGTACCGCGTGCTCGACCACGCACGGATGTCCTCCGACGTCGGCACCGTCCTGCTCACCGGCAACGGCCCGAGCCCCAAGGACGGCGGCTGGGCGTTCTGCTCGGGCGGCGACCAGCGCATCCGGGGCCGCGACGGCTACCGCTACGCGCAGGGGCAGACGGCCGAGGCGATCGACCCGGCGCGCGCGGGGCGCCTGCACGTCCTGGAGGTGCAGCGCCTCATCCGGACCATGCCCAAGGTGGTCGTCGCGCTCGTCAACGGCTGGGCGGCGGGCGGCGGGCACTCGCTGCACGTGGTCGCGGACCTGACGATCGCGAGCCGCGAGCACGCGCGGTTCATGCAGACCGACGCGAACGTCGGCTCGTTCGACGGCGGCTACGGCTCGGCGCTGCTCGCCCGGCAGGTGGGTCAGAAGCGTGCGCGGGAGATCTTCTTCCTGGCCCGCGAGTACTCCGCGGACCAGGCGCTGGCGTGGGGTGCGGTCAACGACGTGGTGCCGCACGACGAGCTCGAGGACGCGGGCCTGGAGTACGCCCGGATCGTCGCGACCAAGTCGCCGCAGGCGATCCGCATGCTCAAGTTCGCGTTCAACCTGGCCGACGACGGCCTGGCGGGTCAGCAGGTCTTCGCGGGCGAGGCGACGCGTCTGGCCTACATGACGGACGAGGCCGTCGAGGGGCGCGACGCGTTCCTGGAGCGCCGCGAGCCGGACTGGTCGGGCTTCCCGTACGCGTACTGA